In a single window of the Candidatus Neomarinimicrobiota bacterium genome:
- the rodA gene encoding rod shape-determining protein RodA — protein sequence LGLAGFFGAFFIPRKVIHNLAYITYGVGIFLLLIPIIMKQGGAVSRWITIGSFGIQPSEFMKIFLLVGLAKYFADHKRRLSTVKELLTPFAMTITPTLLVLIQPDLGTALVFFGILIVIIFWAGIRPLYFFLLLAPAISMVAAFQTLSFFLWMGVIILILYLGNLPFWTKILNFSINVALGGITNVLWALLKPYQQQRILSLIDAESDPLGAGYQVSQSLTAFGSGGPFGRGFGEGTQTHLKFLPEQHTDFIMTVIGEEFGFIGVLVVLSLFYLLMAKLINQAYSSKYRFDSVILIGIVAVLIFHIFVNLGMIAGIMPVTGIPLPFISYGGSFMLTVMIMAGLAANMAIMRRAAR from the coding sequence CTGGGTTTGGCAGGTTTCTTTGGAGCCTTTTTTATTCCTCGCAAAGTGATTCATAATCTGGCATATATCACCTATGGTGTCGGAATATTTCTGCTCCTGATTCCCATCATCATGAAACAGGGCGGAGCGGTAAGCCGTTGGATTACTATTGGCAGCTTTGGGATCCAGCCTTCGGAATTTATGAAGATATTTCTTCTGGTGGGACTTGCAAAATACTTTGCCGACCATAAGCGCCGTTTGTCCACAGTAAAAGAATTACTTACACCCTTTGCCATGACCATAACCCCGACATTATTGGTTCTCATTCAACCAGATCTGGGAACGGCTCTGGTCTTCTTCGGAATTTTGATAGTTATCATTTTCTGGGCCGGTATTAGACCACTTTATTTCTTCTTACTCTTGGCCCCAGCCATTTCCATGGTTGCTGCATTTCAAACCTTATCGTTCTTTCTTTGGATGGGAGTCATAATCCTCATTCTATATCTAGGTAATTTGCCCTTTTGGACAAAAATCCTCAATTTTAGCATCAACGTAGCCCTGGGTGGGATTACCAATGTACTTTGGGCCCTGCTGAAGCCCTATCAGCAACAACGTATTCTGTCTCTCATTGATGCTGAATCTGATCCTCTCGGTGCAGGGTATCAGGTATCCCAATCATTAACTGCTTTCGGATCAGGTGGTCCGTTTGGGAGAGGCTTTGGAGAAGGGACTCAAACCCATCTGAAATTTCTCCCTGAACAACACACAGATTTCATTATGACAGTCATCGGAGAAGAGTTCGGTTTTATCGGCGTGTTGGTAGTGCTGAGCCTTTTTTACCTGCTTATGGCCAAGTTGATCAATCAGGCTTACAGTAGCAAATATCGTTTTGATAGCGTCATTCTAATCGGGATTGTAGCAGTATTGATCTTCCACATCTTTGTGAATCTGGGGATGATCGCCGGTATCATGCCGGTAACGGGAATTCCTCTGCCATTTATCAGTTATGGAGGATCGTTCATGTTGACGGTAATGATCATGGCTGGTTTAGCTGCGAATATGGCAATCATGAGGCGAGCAGCTCGTTAA
- a CDS encoding tetratricopeptide repeat protein — protein sequence MHKRQLGFILILALIIGCSGTKNLKQEMQQVKQETAVADSVLFMLDVRLKEFSKEVRAMRETYNENHISLENLYKLNADSKRSIEQLNKELDGQLAGERARNDSLASAVAQTNEGQIAGLQAEQAEIRESLTGLNSSIQSTQFQVDSIFASMDPAKVQTLEENLLSIQDRFTLLDSSFSEFQLSVTDHIMDSEDRLTTLGRHASVQDSANYDILSQLVLLENKIISLTNSFNELMAMPDARLNVTRLPAEQTRPQTVLKSPPIAAMDYKTYKQHYIDALSLYQNGDYMGAIDGFEMLIQNDSKNDLADNAQYWIGECYYALDEYTRAIEAFGKVIYYADSNKADAAQFKIGYSYLNSGDKARYYNELERLLDMYPDSAYREKVKQILASR from the coding sequence ATGCATAAAAGACAGCTCGGATTCATCTTGATACTAGCTCTGATCATTGGTTGTTCAGGTACCAAAAACCTCAAGCAGGAGATGCAGCAAGTAAAACAGGAAACCGCAGTCGCGGATAGTGTCCTGTTTATGTTGGATGTCAGGCTAAAAGAATTCTCGAAAGAAGTTAGAGCCATGCGCGAGACTTATAATGAGAATCACATCAGTCTGGAGAACCTCTATAAACTGAATGCTGACTCCAAACGCTCCATTGAACAGCTCAACAAGGAATTAGACGGCCAATTAGCCGGCGAAAGAGCTCGGAATGATTCTCTGGCCAGCGCTGTGGCGCAGACCAATGAGGGTCAGATCGCTGGATTACAGGCAGAACAAGCAGAGATCCGTGAATCTCTGACCGGCTTGAATTCTTCTATTCAGTCAACCCAATTTCAAGTCGATAGTATCTTTGCCAGTATGGATCCGGCTAAAGTGCAAACGCTGGAAGAGAACCTGCTGAGTATCCAGGATCGTTTTACCTTGTTGGACTCTTCGTTTTCTGAATTTCAACTCTCTGTTACGGATCATATTATGGATTCAGAAGATAGATTGACCACACTGGGACGTCATGCAAGTGTACAGGATAGCGCCAATTATGACATCCTGTCTCAATTGGTTCTCCTGGAAAATAAAATTATCTCCCTCACCAATTCCTTTAACGAATTGATGGCTATGCCGGATGCTCGTTTAAATGTGACGCGTCTGCCCGCCGAGCAAACCCGGCCACAAACGGTACTGAAAAGCCCTCCCATAGCGGCAATGGACTACAAGACCTATAAGCAACACTATATTGATGCTCTGAGCTTGTATCAAAATGGCGATTACATGGGAGCTATAGACGGTTTTGAGATGCTGATCCAAAATGATTCAAAAAATGATCTGGCAGACAATGCTCAGTATTGGATCGGAGAATGTTATTATGCCTTGGATGAATACACCAGGGCAATTGAAGCTTTCGGCAAAGTGATCTACTATGCCGATTCAAATAAGGCAGATGCTGCCCAATTTAAGATTGGATATTCTTATCTTAATAGTGGTGATAAGGCACGTTATTACAATGAATTAGAACGGCTTTTGGATATGTATCCTGATAGTGCTTACCGGGAAAAAGTCAAACAAATCCTCGCCTCCAGATAA
- a CDS encoding glycogen/starch synthase has protein sequence MATKIYYLSSEVAPFSEATDLAKISNKVPSYFQEKKQDFRIFTPRYGFVSERRYIIREVIRLKEIEVEYKGEMTYGAAKSAFVPSTKVQVYFMEYQPYFGGKNKTLYKVAENRYNQRNAEKYFYFSKIAIENLTYLYWQPDYIMCNDWTTAMVPVLLKTIYAEEEFFTDMKTVLNLVNIGEMGLVAKKQYEMAGLAPEDYAGYENDLLGLAIKHADEIISISIDGKDNKQEIEGHENIQKALKASGKKVKYFTISDESDEDWQQLNFELETFFGVEY, from the coding sequence ATGGCTACAAAAATATACTATCTCTCCTCAGAAGTAGCTCCCTTTTCTGAGGCAACGGATCTTGCAAAGATATCAAACAAGGTTCCATCATACTTTCAGGAGAAAAAGCAGGATTTTCGAATATTTACACCTCGCTATGGGTTTGTAAGTGAACGTCGCTACATTATTCGCGAAGTTATTCGCCTTAAAGAGATCGAAGTTGAGTATAAAGGTGAGATGACCTACGGTGCTGCAAAATCAGCATTTGTACCATCAACCAAGGTTCAAGTATACTTTATGGAGTATCAGCCCTATTTTGGTGGTAAGAATAAAACCTTATACAAGGTGGCAGAGAATCGCTACAATCAGCGCAATGCCGAGAAATATTTTTATTTTTCCAAGATCGCCATCGAAAATCTGACCTACCTTTACTGGCAGCCGGATTATATCATGTGCAATGATTGGACAACGGCAATGGTGCCTGTGCTTTTAAAGACCATTTATGCTGAGGAAGAATTCTTCACGGATATGAAGACGGTTTTGAATCTAGTCAATATCGGTGAAATGGGTCTGGTAGCCAAGAAGCAGTATGAAATGGCTGGTTTGGCACCCGAGGACTATGCTGGTTATGAAAATGATCTACTGGGCCTGGCTATCAAGCATGCCGATGAGATCATTAGTATTTCTATTGATGGAAAAGACAATAAGCAAGAAATAGAGGGTCACGAAAACATTCAGAAAGCTTTAAAAGCATCCGGTAAAAAGGTGAAGTATTTCACCATTTCTGATGAAAGTGATGAAGATTGGCAGCAACTCAACTTTGAACTGGAAACATTCTTTGGAGTTGAGTATTAA